A part of Ammospiza caudacuta isolate bAmmCau1 chromosome 5, bAmmCau1.pri, whole genome shotgun sequence genomic DNA contains:
- the MDM1 gene encoding nuclear protein MDM1 — MPVRFRGLSEYKRNFKWRSPEFCSPTQQQKSLWAGLRSDQFGITREPKFISKRRVPYRNPQISKSLEWPADCDLNNQLETEAAELHTDHENDNGNQEKLETPEGPRLPPKVQSHVVDSGGEIALALAENNMKKSPSEAPPNQNEAFSSPKKESEKMGNGFHRALQRKADVNIPRNSEYQSQFVWKSPNEKSPILAAEQLICNTKKSIPPVKPLAITSEAAYERNSKGSPSVKSPQERDGSEEKEFLSKREEPFQKPAEDATKQGKSEQKHPKQNNKQHISPKPLTLHTSRGKMNTEYRSKFLSPAQYFYKDGVWSRIKSKTHNQASQNTLNSMWYVEVRELRERAKAYRQRVEGTHFSRYHFNQILSDNNSLWDVSSTSSSEEGISNNIRALDLAGISEKETAASPEVLQQPDSREQAHQDSTKKDMSDALTVPVKRRLAWDEPESTEEREDQQSAEEKEEEKLDEQAAVMAQQLAENNKDAKEDTKTEGENALVLNTSAAVSDSSVSSRRGSKHPTLKLRALAGTPRTHHNHTTPAVGGTVLVSAPKFKSSSSPQRRQNSATNPTKTESFQPDVRMEATSLFNSAPAGLGTVDPLPLRQDQWPPNRVAHEQVPLASAHQEQSKSAKSRSVPCWSLSHRIQGTLKDPEFQHNGNLGNPKVRTFQLPLRERNRNDEDDRLSQISARSAASSSLASQILERAQKRKDFWGKA; from the exons ATGCCCGTGCGGTTCAGG GGACTGAGTGAATACAAGAGAAACTTCAAATGGAGAAGCCCAGAGTTTTGTAGCCCGACCCAACAGCAGAAATCCTTGTGGGCAGGACTTCGGTCGGATCAGTTTG GAATCACAAGAGAACCAAAATTCATTTCCAAGAGAAGGGTACCTTACCGTAATCCACAGATTTCAAAGTCCCTTGAATGGCCAGCAGATTGTGATTTGAATAACCAGCTGGAGACTGAAGCTGCAGAGTTGCACACTGACCATGAAAATGATAATGGGAATCAGGAAAAACTTGAAACACCAGAAGGACCCAGACTCCCCCCAAAAGTTCAGTCACATGTGGTAGATTCTGGTGGTGAAATAGCTCTTGCCCTTGCAGAGAACAACATGAAGAAGTCACCCTCAGAAGCTCCACCAAAtcaaaatgaagcattttcatCTCCAAAAAAGGAATCAGAAAAAATGGGTAATGGG TTTCATAGAGCCCTGCAGAGGAAAGCAGATGTAAATATCCCCAGAAATTCTGAATATCAAAGCCAGTTTGTCTGGAAGAGTCCTAATGAAAAGTCACCAATACTTGCAGCTGAACAG CTGATTTGCAACACAAAGAAATCCATACCTCCGGTTAAACCTCTTGCCATTACTTCTGAAGCTGCATATGAGAGAAATTCCAAGGGGTCTCCTTCTGTTAAGAGTCCACAAGAGAGAGATGGTtcagaagagaaagaatttcTG AGTAAGAGGGAAGAACCGTTTCAAAAACCAGCAGAAGATGCAACAAAACAAGGGAAATCAGAACAGAAACATCCTAAACAAAATAATAAGCAACATATCAGTCCAAAGCCCCTCACTTTACATACAAGTCGTGG GAAGATGAACACTGAATATAGGTCAAAATTTTTGTCTCCAGCCCAGTATTTCTACAAAGATGGAGTTTGGTCTCGTATTAAGAGTAAAACTCACAACCAG GCATCTCAAAACACCCTAAATTCCATGTGGTATGTGGAG GTGAGAGAGCTTCGAGAAAGAGCAAAAGCTTACAGGCAACGAGTAGAGGGAACACACTTCTCCCGATACCATTTCAATCAGATCCTGTCTGATAATAACAGTCTTTGGGATGTGTCCTCAACTTCCAGttcagaagaaggaatcagCAACAACATCAGAGCACTAGATCTTGCTGG TATTTCTGAAAAAGAGACTGCAGCAAGCCCTGAAGTGCTACAGCAGCCTGACTCCAGAGAGCAAGCTCATCAGGACAGCACAAAGAAAGACATGTCAGATGCTTTAACTGTTCCAGTCAAAAGACGTTTAGCTTGGGATGAACCAGAAAGTACTGAAGAAAGGGAAGATCAACAATCAgcagaagagaaagaggaagaaaagttaGATGAACAGGCTGCAGTCATGGCCCAGCAATTAGCAGAAAACAATAAGGATGCTAAAGAAGATACAAAAACTGAAGG tgagaatGCCTTAGTATTGAACActtctgctgctgtgtcagaTTCTTCTGTATCTTCAAGGAGAGGCAGCAAGCACCCTACTCTGAAGCTGAGAGCTCTTGCAGGAACCCCAAGGACTCATCATAATCACACTACCCCAGCTGTTG GAGGTACTGTTCTAGTGTCTGCTCCAAAGTTCAAGTCTTCATCTTCACCTCAGAGAAGGCAAAACTCAGCAACAAACCCTACCAAAACAGAGTCCTTCCAG CCTGATGTGAGAATGGAAGCCACTTCACTCTTTAACTCTGcacctgctgggctgggaactgTGGATCCTCTGCCACTTAGGCAGGACCAGTGGCCTCCTAACAGGGTTGCTCATGAGCAAGTTCCTCTTGCTTCAGCCCATCAAGAGCAATCAAAGTCGGCAAAAAGCCGCTCTGTGCCTTGCTGGAGTCTCTCTCATCGTATTCAAGGGACTCTTAAGGATCCAGAATTCCAGCATAATG GGAATCTTGGCAATCCAAAAGTGAGAACTTTCCAATTGCCCCTTCGGGAAAGAAACCGTAATGATGAAG